Sequence from the Oculatellaceae cyanobacterium genome:
CTCTGACGTAAAAGGTGCCGAAGTTGCGTAGGGAAACACTGTTTCCTTCTTTGAGAGATTCATAAATTTCCTCTAGGGTGGCATCTACAATTTCTTCCACTGTGCCAGTTCCTTTGCTCAACCGTTGAGAAATACGGCGTATCCGTTCCTTTTTATTGATCGACATAAGATTTTGGAGACTAACTTAAATCGAATTTAACCCTGAACAGGTAAAAGCACTCCAATAAAAAGCAAACAATATCTTTTTTATCTGTTGCCATAGCCATTAGTTCGTTAGTTGGGTGGAAGAAGTGACACCTCACGAAGCTTTAAAAACATTAGTTATTCAACAATACAATTCAAGTTTTCTGCTTTAATTTGTAGCATCAATTATTACACAAACGAAGAAAAATTTGAGGATATTGTTTGAGTATAAACGTAGATATTACTTGATGATTAGAAATTTCTAGGTTATCTATTTTGCGACTCCGATACCAGAGTGATTATCAGTTTTATGTATGCGCTTCACATTATCAGGAAACGCATTCTTTTAATTTTCTAAAACTAATGAGCGATAGCGATTCTGTAATAAATGGGCAGTAGTTTAATATTTATGTAAAAATTTGTAATTTATTGAAAGTTAACTGTAAGTTTTCTAGAACTTTGATTTTAAAAAAATAAATTTTTACAACTAAAATATTTATTTTTTTTATGAAGGATAGTTTTTTTAAACTTTAAGTAAAGTTATTGAGTAAGTTTTTTTTCCTACATTCCTGACATACACGAATTTTGTTAAATATTCAATACAGTCTGTAAATAAAAATTAACAATAATTAGTCAAGATGATGACGATTATATTAACTCTAAATTTTTTAAAGTACATTGTGGTTACTGGAATAGTTCCACTAGCGACTGCGCTTACCTATAATTCCTCATTAATTAAATAATTTGCGATCGCCCACAACCACTTCCTCAATCATGATAAGTGCCACGGATTAGTTTAATCACGCTTACCAACAGTAATCAAAACCAAAACGATTTTGGAATAACAAAAGAGTGGTAATCTAGGAGCGGAAAGCATACTGATATGCAACGTGAAGCTTCCGAGCTTTTAATCTCTTTACAAATCTAAACACTTGAATCCAGTGATGACCTTTTCCAGTAATTTCCAATTTATTGAGCCTTGCAGTCAACAGTTGGCAGAACTGGGAAAGAACGCAGAGCGACTGTATGCTCTAAACGAACCAATTCCTTGCTTAGTTTCTTTACGCACTTATACAGAGTTTCTGGTTGAATTGGTTACTGTTGAGTTGGGCATCTATGTTCCAGAAGTATCGTTAATTGATCGCCTCAGACGTATTGAAGCTGTCTTTCATGCCCAGAAAGCAAATATAGCTTTTATTCTAGAAAAACTTCATACACTACGCATAGATGGTAATCGGGCTGTTCATAACTCTGAAGGAGATAGCCAGACGGCTGCTGCTAATCTGCGGATAGCTTATGAAATGGGAATTTGGTACTGTAGAGCCTTCAGACACGTTGAGTCTAGTCCTCCTGCTTTTGAACTACCCAAACTTCAGCCTGATCTCAATATTCCACAAACTCAGGACTTGAAGTCTACCGAAGAAGGATATCAGGATCAGCTTGAACAGATGAGAGATGAAATTGAAAGATTGAATCGGGAAGCGCAGGTAAAGAAAGCAAAGGGAAGCGAAAATCTAGCATTATCAATCCATCAAGCTAAAGAAGCAACAGACTTAATTAGAGCAATGATTACAGATACAGAGCATGGAAATGAGCTAAATTCTTCTCCAGAATGGTCTGAGGGATTTGATCATACTGCCGATTTGTTCCAGAACGCAGAATTAGTTTTACGACAAATTTCTGCCTTGATTGGTGAGCGTTCCTCTGAACCAATTGAGCTTTTATCCGGTGAGAGTATTTTGCCAGGATTAGGTTTAGTAAATGATGCAACTGCTTTAATTGCTAGGGCAGACGATATACATCAGGGTGTTTTTAAGCTAATTGTGATTGGTGAATTTAAACACGGCAAAAGTACCCTTTTAAATGCCATGCTTGGCGGTAAAGTGTTACCTGTATCTGCTGTGCCAGCAACTGCAGTCATTACCATGCTAGTAGCTGGTGATAACCAGCGAGTAGAGATTTATGACGTTGGAAAAGAACAGCCTCGGGTTATGAGCTTGGAAGCCTTTAATCAGGAATTCCGCCTTACTCCACAAGATATTGAAACTATTAACAGGCAAGGGTTTTTAGACCGATTTCAAAATATTCAGTATGCCAAAATTGAGTGTCAACATGGTCTCTGTTCTCAAGGAGTTAGGCTGATAGATTCCCCAGGATTGGCTGAGCAATCCACAAGAACGAAAGTGGCAACTAACTTCTTTGAACAGTCACAAGCCGCTATATTTGTTCTTTACGCTAAACAACAGTTAGGAGAAGGCGAGAGAGAATTTATTAAGACTCACTTCAAACCTGGTTTTATAGACCACGTTTTTTTTGTTGTTAACCAGATTGATCTGATAGATGAGGACGAAGTTGAATCAGTCAAAGATTACTTCCGGGTTTATCTTAAGGACTATTTTCTAGATGCTGTTGGGCAGCCAGACTTGGAGAAGTGTAATAAACATCTCTTTTTTACCAACGCGAAAACTGCTTTTAAAGCTCGCCAGTCAAACCCGGTCAATCATGCTGAACTAGAAGCCTCTGGTGTACTAGACTTGGAAAAAAGGTTGGAAGGATTTCTCACTGGCGCTGATAAAGTTCGGGCTGGTTTGAGTTCAACTTTTAAGCTATTAGTGACCCTCCTTTATGAAGCAGATGTTCGCATTGAGTTTGAAAAGGCGGCTTTAGAGCAATCTTTGGCAGACTTAGAACAGCGCCGAGGCGAGTCTGAAATTCGATTACAGGCTTTGGAGAAAAAGAAAGAAGATATTCAAGAAACTATTCGATTATACAGTGAAGTAATTGCAGCTAAACTCTGCTCAAATTTAGAGCAGTATGTCGGAGACATGAATAGTCTTTGGAGTACCGAAGCTTACGAATATATTACAATAGAACTTTTTAATCCGCTCAATATGGCTAGAGCTTTAGTTGATGGTTCAGCCAAAGAAAGATTAAAACGAACAACTTCAAGTGATGTTCAGAGATATTTAGAAGCTAAGTTTAGAGATTGGGCTGATAAAGCCTCTGTAGTTGTAGAGGCTGAATTAGAAAAATTCTCAGTCAAATTAGAAGCTGAAGTAGCTACTTTTGCCAAAGAGTTATCCAATATCGAGAACTTATTTTCGGGGGAACTATTTCATGTTTCATCTACAGTTGAAGATATTTCTAAAAATCGGGGAGATAAAATTCTTCAACTGGCTGTCGGTTTAGCCATGATGGATTTTAGTGGGCTGGTTGGTACTCTTATGGGTAGAGGTAATTGGGGTAGTTTCGTCCAAGCTGCAATTATTCAGGCAGCATTGGGTACTTTTATTTTCTCAATGTTTCAGGGGCCTGTAGGTATTGTAGCTTTTGTATTTGCCGAAATTGTCCAATTTGTAATGAACCAAAGTCGGCATGAACAAGAAATTATAAAAAGTATCGGCAAAAAAGTAAATGAAGAACTGATTAATCGCTCGTCGGAAATGCGGTTTGCTCTAAATTGTAGAACTAAAGAAGCTTTCTGGAACCTTTCAGATAAGCTTACACAAACCTTACAGCAACAAATTGATGAGGTGAGAACTGAACAAGAGAGGATTTTAAGTCAAAAGCGTAGCCGGACATTTTCTATAGATCAAGAAAAACTTCGCATGGAACGAATTGGAGATGAACTTGTTCAACTCTTTAATACTCTAAGTAAGGCAACCTACAATAAAACATATACTTTAGAACAGCTTAAGTGGCTAGCTACAGGTAAAAAAGTGTTGGGTGAAAACTAGGTACACCTATGCTAGCTAATCAAAAAATTGAGATGGGTATCGCTGCCCTTTTAAAAATCCTCAATACACCTCATGATTTGAGACTTTCTGAAGAAGAAAAAAAATATTTACAACCTTTACAAGACTTTAAACTACAAATAAATAAACATAGTAAGCAAGCTGTTATTTTTGGTGCTTTCAAAGCGGGAAAATCTACCCTAATTAATGCTTGGTTGGGTTCATCTTGGCTACCGTCTCGTAGTAATCGAGCAACAGGAGTTCCAACTCATATCAATTATCATCGTGTACCTGCTGCTTGGGTTAATTATTACTCTGATGGGAAGCTGCAAAATAAACAAGTGATTTCCCCAGAGCAGATTGGACAGTACATTCTGTTAAATACTTCTCAAGGCGGTTCTGAAGCACCTGAAGGTATTCAATCGGTTGAATTAGGTCTGCCTTTACCTCTACTAAAAAAGCAGTGGTCATTAATTGATACGCCTGGTTTATTAGATAATGCGGCACTATCAGAAGTAACATTTAAACAACTTAAAGAGGCAGATTTAGCAATAGTTGTTTTACTGGCAAGCAAACTATTATCTGAAGCTGAGAGGGAAGCAATTCAGCGAGTAAATACTTTACTCAAAGGCAATCTAGTTGTTGTCATTAATCAAATTGACCAAGTTGATTTAGAAGACAGGGCATCTGTTGTTGAATGGGCTACTAGCTTTTTGACAGGAGTGGGAAATCAATTAGTAGGTTATCCAGCTATATTTACAACTTCAGCTAAAGGTTGGTTGAAACAAGATCAGCCAGAGATGCTAGAAAGCAGGATAGCTTTCCGACGGCATATGAATATGATTTTTCATTATTTACTGGGAAACCGAGTGGCTTTACTGTCGAGATTATCTATTCTTGAATATCATTTACAGGAAGCCAATGCTTTTTTTCAAGCTCGTTTTCTTAGTATACAAAAGGAAATTCAACAGTTGGAAGTAGATGCTGAAGAAAATTTCCAACTACGAAAAACTGCCTTTGAAGAGCTACTTGAACAAATTAATTTAGAGCTAGAGTTAAATCAACTTCAATTAAGTACTACACTAGAACAAATGAATATTGATTGTTCTAGAGAAGCAGAGACTCAAATTGGCAACAATAATCCTCAATGGTTGACTTCAATCCGTAGTAAGATAATTGAAGCTGCCAATTCTTATAGCAATGAAGTAGAACAAAAATTTATTTATACATTAAAAAAGCTTAATATTAATTTGCCTTCATTCAGTACAGATGTCTTAAGTATCTGCGAACAAGCTAACATTGATGAAGATTTTGCGACTGGAATGGCTAAAACATTTGGTAGTTCCACAGTTTTGGGGCTTAGTCGTTGGGTTGCTAAAGTAGTTTCCATAGATCTAAGTCAAAATAATTTAGAGGCAGCAAAGTTGTTGCTCCAAATGTGTATCTCTAAGCTGCGGGAGGAGACAAAACAATATATTGAGGAATTAGATAAAGCTATTGATAGATATCAGGTTACTAACCAGCCTAAGTTAGAAATATCAGAAACTCTCAAAAATGCTTATCAATATAATTTAAATTGCCAAAAAATAATCATTTGGCTTGATTCTTGTAAAAGCAAAACTCAAGTAATCACAGAGGAAATTATGGATCTAAATTCGCAGTTTGATGATTTATGGGAGGAATTCGCTAAACTTGTAGATAGCAGTTTTCAAAATCAGCGTATTCAGAATATTAAAAAACCTCAAGATCTTAATTACCTAGCAAATCAAGCAATTAAGGATGTTTCTAAAAGATGGCAAGATACCAATTCTTATAATTATGCTTGGTTAGAAAAGTTAAGCCGAGAGCATAAAAAAATTAGTCAAGAACTTATTGATTTAATCCAGTCAGTAAAAATAAATCAAAAACTAGAAAAATATCAGTACTTAGGTTGGATAGAAATAAGCGTACTTGTAATAACTGTTGTTCTATCATCTGCTATAGCTTTTTGGGGGCAAGATTTACAAAATTTTAATAATTTCCGTCTTTCTTTTGGACAATTCATCCAAATTGCTGGAGTTTTATGTGGTGGCTGTTATTTAGTTAAAGCAGTTATGGATTATCGTTATCAAAAATTTGAACAATATCTGAAAAGTGCTATCCATAATAATCTAAGTTTTTATAAATCGCAGGCTATCAATATTTTAAATAAAATTGATGATTAAATTCATGCTGTGAGGTAATAAAACCTGTACACTTCGCATTTGCTATTTAAGAGTGAAAATAAGTTTTATATCTTAACTGCTGTGAGCTTGCTATAATTTGAAAAAAGTGATTGATAAATAGAGTTTTAGTCTTTAGTATTCTCACGTAGGCAGCAGAAATACTTAATAGGTATGACAAACCCTGCAGTGATTTTCTTTCACTTAAATCTAGAGTTACCTAATGAATTCTAAAGATTGTGAAACATTGGAGCAAATCGCCCAACTTTTAGCCCTGTTGCCGAGCGATTCCCTCTTACAAAAAGCACAAACAAAAGACCAAATTGAAGAATGGCACAAAGCGAGACGAACGCAAAGTCTTTTGGCTGAGGAATGGAGAGCTAAGTTGCTCGTCAAGCAGTATCATCCAATTGAAGAAGCTCTAGATAAACAAGAAATTTCTGAACAAAAAGCTCAGTTGATTATCCTCCGTGTTGATGAATATGAAGCTCGGTGGGAACTTTGCCAAGTTGCTGAAAAGTACGTTGCAGATTTTCACCAAGTATTGCAATTTTTGACTGACTATGCAGACCAATTGCCCAAACCAGTAGCTCAATTGTGGTATAAATTTTTTCACCGTGCCAGCCTCAAGCAGTATCCATTTCAATCTGCCTACGATTTATTTGCAGAAACTTTGAAAGAAGATGCAGACGGTTCTTTCTCTACGTGCCTGGAATCCTACTATGAAGTTCCTATAAAAAGTTGGAGACAAGCTACTAAACAGTACACTGATTTGTTAAAGCAAACTGAGCCTAGCGGCATCTATCCGAAACTCAGCACTGTTGAAGAGCTAAAACTCAAAAAAAATCTGGTTTGGAGTAAATTGGTGTCAAGGTTTGCGAATGCAATCGGCTGACTTTAAATGGTGTTTTAGGTTGCCAGCATCTCAAATCCGAATATTTATCAAAGGAGACAGTCAGGGATTACCGGGACTTGTAGAAGTGCGCCAACTTCCTGCTCAACAAGCATTTTATTTAGCTGCCCACGAAGAATGTTGGGAATTACTAAAAAAATGGGGAGAATCTAGCTGCAAGGACTTTGAGATTTTGCCAATTACAGAGGGTTTACCAAGTAAATGGCAATTCTTCCAAGCAGCGGCAGCTTACAGTGATGAGCTAATTAAACGTGAATATCCTGTGCTAGCGTTTCCCAGCACTGTGCGACTAGAGTTTTTCGGAGGAATCCGTCTTGACCGAGGTAATAAGTTTTTTAAGTTTGCCCCACCCAAAGTAGTTCTACAAGGGGGCAATGAATCAATAAAAGTGTATTGCAATGATAGGCTTTTAAATTGCATAGATGCTGTAGGTATTTATGAACTGCCGACAGATGTTTCCTCAGAAACAAAATTAACAATAGAAGCCAAAATTGGTAACGATCCTATTAGATGTCGCACTCTGTCTTTGATAGAAAACTTTTCGGATTTTACCGAAATCCCTCTGCAACAGTTTGATTGCTTTGGATGTCGCCAAATAAGCGCAGATAACATTAGCGATAGCGTTGCTGGTGCATTGGTAAGAAATGTTAACTTGCCAGTGTTTAACTTTAACGCTTTTTTACCGATTCAAGGTAAGCAACGGATTTTATTTGTAGGTAAGCAACCAGGTCAGGTATCAATTTGGCCCCTAGAACCACTTTCTACGGATTGGATACCTGTTTGGGCTATTTCCAAAGGTCGTCGCCGTAGTCAAGTCATGTTTTGTGGCAATAGTTTACCTGAATCAGAACCGACTATATCAAAATGTGGAGATAGAAAAAAATTACGAGAATGGAAAGAAATATTATGGTATGACCGTAAGAAGATTACCCCGCCTAATCAACCTAAATTGAGAGCATTGTGGAAAAAGTTTCAAAAGGAGGCAGAGCGTGTCTAACGATAACGATCAACTCCTCTATGTTATGTCAGCTAAAAAGGAACTTAACTGGCTCTCGTTTAAGGGTATATTTGATTATTTATATACCCTTGAACCTGCTTTTAGCAATTTAGAGAAAGACCGAATTAAGGACAAAAGATTTCAGGTAGTTCGCGCCCTCAATTCTTTAGGCCATTGCGACTTTGATTTTAGTGATGAGGGCTCTAAAGTTTACGTGGCTCCCCCTGTATTGGTGCGATTACCTTCTGCTGGTTTTCCCCAGACAATTTTAGCAGGAGCGCGATCGCCGAATACTATCCAAGAATTATCAACTGCTTGTCAGGCTGTTGGGCAGCATATCAACCTTGAAGTAACAGAACAAGCTGATGGATTAGTGTTAGTACCAAAACGAGTAGCTGTGCAGGCAGAAGATGTGGAGGAACTGGAGGCGATCGCCAATTCTCTAAAAATACCTTTTCTAGAAACACCTTCAGCTTGGTCACTGCTGCATTTCGCTGGAAGCCTTGATGATTACTTAGCCACTCTCCAATGGTCTAGCGATCCAGAACTAACCTGGAAGTGCCAAACTTTTAACCCCAGTTCCTTACAATTGCAATCTATCAAAGAGATTGACGCTGATGTCTACCTTAGTCGATATAATCATCCATCGCGAAATACTAAAGTCTCTTATCTTTGGCAAGACGGAATGAGTACACAGATTAACCCAGACTGGGGGCGGTATGCTGTTCTCAAAGCACTGAGATTAAATGTTCTTATTTACGATCAGCGTAAGTTCATTATGGCAGTCCCAGCCCGTGCAAAACTGCCGCAACTGCTGGAAAGAAGTTTAACTCTTTGTTCGGGTTATGTATCAACATACATAGAAAAATTACCATCTATTTTTCCAAAAATTCAGGGATTCAATTTATTCTCCGCCATTCCGCCGCAAATAGCAGAAATGACCGCCGCAAAATTGAACCAAACTCTATTAATACAATCTTTAGACATCAAAAACTGAAAAAATATATGCACGATCCCATTGGTGCTTTTGATCAAATACGCGATAACTTTCTTCTTTACATCAAAACTGCTTTTGCAACACAATTTTCTGAAATCGAGCGAGAACGAGAAAAGCTGCTGCGCCAACCAGGTGCATTTTACCAGGAACCTTGGATTGAACCATTACCTCGTTATCAAAAATCTGGGAAAAGTATCAGTAATTTAGAACTTTCAGATGTACCGGGATTAGATGAAATTGCCCTTGAAGACTTTAAACAACTAGCCTCCTGTGGACTCGTAGGAAATTACGAACTTTATAGCCACCAAGTAGAGATGCTGCGTAAGGCATTATCAGGTGAAAATGTTGTAGTAACTGCTGGTACGGGTTCAGGTAAAACCGAATCTTTTCTGTTACCACTATTTGCCTATCTTGCCAAAGAATCGAGAAATTGGAATGCTCCTGAACCAGAGCTAGCTTATCTCAATGATTGGTGGAAAAACGAGGCGTGGCAGAATGAATGTAACCCTTTGGTGAAGAAAAACCATAGTCTTAAGTGTTCTTATCGTGTTCCTCAGAGAAGTCATGAAAAGCGGGATGCTGCTGTCAGAGCGTTAATTTTATATCCGATGAATGCTTTAGTTGAAGATCAGCTTACCAGACTGCGCCGAGCTTTAGATTCTCAGCAGACAAGAGATTGGTTTCAAAATAATAGAAAAGGCAACCGAATTTATTTTGGGAGATATAACGGCGTTACACCCTTGCCAGGTCATGAATATAAAGGGAACGATAAACCTAACAAAGAAAAAATAGAGAAACTCGTTGAAGTAATGAGGCAGATAGAACTATCAGCCGATAAAGCTAACGAGTATGCCGAGGAAACTGGCGATCCAGATGTAAAGTTCTTTTTCCCGCGTTTAGATGGGTCAGAAATGCGCTCTCGTTGGGATATGAAAGATGCCCCACCAGATATTTTAATTACTAACTATTCTATGCTTAGTATCATGTTGATGCGTGATATTGATAAAGATATTTTTGAAAATACCAGGGCATGGTTAAAAAAAGATGATAGTATTTTTCATTTAATTGTTGATGAATTGCACTTGTATCGTGGCACTGCTGGCACTGAAGTTGCTTACTTACTTCGACTGTTACTGCAACGTTTAGAGCTTTATCCTGGTCATCCCAAATTAAGGATTCTTGCCTCTAGTGCTTCTCTAGAACCAGACGATCCAAACAGTAGGGATTTTTTGAATCAATTTTTTGGTACTGAATGGCATCCCGAACAGATTATACCAGGTCGTTTAGAGCCAATTTTACCAATTGAAGGTCAAGAATTCCTGGATAGTGAGCCTTTCATTGCTTTAGCAACAGCACCAGAGGTGAATGATCTAGAAGCGTTACAGGAAACATCTATATATCATAGCTGCGACCAAATCATAAAATCTGAAAGTGCGGCTATAGCAGCTAGAATGGTCAAACCTTGTCAATTTGTTGACAAAATTCGTGCTGTATCTATCAATGATTTTGCCAAAGAGATTTTCGGAGAAAATTTAGCTTCGGAAAACCGAAAACTGGCATTAAGAGGACTACTGATTGCTCGGAGTTTATGCAGTCAAACATCCTTACCATCTTTCCGACTGCACTGGTTTTTTAGAAATATTGAAGGACTTTGGGCTTGCACTAAACCGAATTATGGGTGCGAGGAAAGTGAATGCAGTGAAAATCGACCAGTTGGTAAACTATTTGTAGAAAATCCTCCCATTCTTTATGACCAATATCGCGTTTTAGAACTTCTTTATTGCGAACAGTGCGGTACGGTCTTTTTAGGTGGCAATAGACTTGAACTAAAAAACAATGATGGTTGGGAACTTTTACCTACAGAACCAGATATTGAAGGTATCCCTGATCGCAAAGTAGCAGTAGCTTTGGATCGTCGCAATTATTCTGAATTTGCCGTGTTTTGGCCTTTCAAGAATATTAATGAAGAGGTTCCCCAAAATTGGAAACAGCCATCAAGACAAGGTGAGGGGGGCGAGAAAGCTAGGTGGGATAAAGCATCGTTAGATACCCGTAGCGGTCGGGTGATTTTGGGTGAGCCAGATAGCTCAGACGAGCATTGGGTGAAAGGTTATCTGTTTCATTTGCCATCGCTCCCATTAGAAAAGCAGCAAACTATTGGAGCGTTACCCTCAATTTGTCCCTGCTGTGTTGCTGACTACAGCCATCCTAAGAAGAAAAAGAAATCGCCCGTTCGTTGGTTCCGCACAGGTTTTTCTAAAGTTAGTCAATTACTGTCTAAAGAATTATTTTATCAGTTACCAGAAGATGCAGAATCCCGCAAATTAGTAGTATTTTCTGATAGTCGTGAAGATGCAGCTTCTATATCAAATGGAATTGAGCGATCGCACTACGAGGATCTAATCCGAGAAGCACTTTTTGATGAACTAGGACAACTGGCTATAGGGGAATTACTTCTATTAGAAGATATTCAGCAATACGATCAGCCTACTTCTCCTGAAGCCAAGTCATTTGCT
This genomic interval carries:
- a CDS encoding HU family DNA-binding protein, which gives rise to MSINKKERIRRISQRLSKGTGTVEEIVDATLEEIYESLKEGNSVSLRNFGTFYVRVERRNWVFKFDPSQRLRKLFGWSSTHKEDP
- a CDS encoding dynamin family protein codes for the protein MTFSSNFQFIEPCSQQLAELGKNAERLYALNEPIPCLVSLRTYTEFLVELVTVELGIYVPEVSLIDRLRRIEAVFHAQKANIAFILEKLHTLRIDGNRAVHNSEGDSQTAAANLRIAYEMGIWYCRAFRHVESSPPAFELPKLQPDLNIPQTQDLKSTEEGYQDQLEQMRDEIERLNREAQVKKAKGSENLALSIHQAKEATDLIRAMITDTEHGNELNSSPEWSEGFDHTADLFQNAELVLRQISALIGERSSEPIELLSGESILPGLGLVNDATALIARADDIHQGVFKLIVIGEFKHGKSTLLNAMLGGKVLPVSAVPATAVITMLVAGDNQRVEIYDVGKEQPRVMSLEAFNQEFRLTPQDIETINRQGFLDRFQNIQYAKIECQHGLCSQGVRLIDSPGLAEQSTRTKVATNFFEQSQAAIFVLYAKQQLGEGEREFIKTHFKPGFIDHVFFVVNQIDLIDEDEVESVKDYFRVYLKDYFLDAVGQPDLEKCNKHLFFTNAKTAFKARQSNPVNHAELEASGVLDLEKRLEGFLTGADKVRAGLSSTFKLLVTLLYEADVRIEFEKAALEQSLADLEQRRGESEIRLQALEKKKEDIQETIRLYSEVIAAKLCSNLEQYVGDMNSLWSTEAYEYITIELFNPLNMARALVDGSAKERLKRTTSSDVQRYLEAKFRDWADKASVVVEAELEKFSVKLEAEVATFAKELSNIENLFSGELFHVSSTVEDISKNRGDKILQLAVGLAMMDFSGLVGTLMGRGNWGSFVQAAIIQAALGTFIFSMFQGPVGIVAFVFAEIVQFVMNQSRHEQEIIKSIGKKVNEELINRSSEMRFALNCRTKEAFWNLSDKLTQTLQQQIDEVRTEQERILSQKRSRTFSIDQEKLRMERIGDELVQLFNTLSKATYNKTYTLEQLKWLATGKKVLGEN
- a CDS encoding dynamin family protein, translating into MLANQKIEMGIAALLKILNTPHDLRLSEEEKKYLQPLQDFKLQINKHSKQAVIFGAFKAGKSTLINAWLGSSWLPSRSNRATGVPTHINYHRVPAAWVNYYSDGKLQNKQVISPEQIGQYILLNTSQGGSEAPEGIQSVELGLPLPLLKKQWSLIDTPGLLDNAALSEVTFKQLKEADLAIVVLLASKLLSEAEREAIQRVNTLLKGNLVVVINQIDQVDLEDRASVVEWATSFLTGVGNQLVGYPAIFTTSAKGWLKQDQPEMLESRIAFRRHMNMIFHYLLGNRVALLSRLSILEYHLQEANAFFQARFLSIQKEIQQLEVDAEENFQLRKTAFEELLEQINLELELNQLQLSTTLEQMNIDCSREAETQIGNNNPQWLTSIRSKIIEAANSYSNEVEQKFIYTLKKLNINLPSFSTDVLSICEQANIDEDFATGMAKTFGSSTVLGLSRWVAKVVSIDLSQNNLEAAKLLLQMCISKLREETKQYIEELDKAIDRYQVTNQPKLEISETLKNAYQYNLNCQKIIIWLDSCKSKTQVITEEIMDLNSQFDDLWEEFAKLVDSSFQNQRIQNIKKPQDLNYLANQAIKDVSKRWQDTNSYNYAWLEKLSREHKKISQELIDLIQSVKINQKLEKYQYLGWIEISVLVITVVLSSAIAFWGQDLQNFNNFRLSFGQFIQIAGVLCGGCYLVKAVMDYRYQKFEQYLKSAIHNNLSFYKSQAINILNKIDD